Proteins encoded together in one Streptomyces sp. B1I3 window:
- a CDS encoding Ig-like domain-containing protein — MEKRVMTVSKRRRGLMAASALLGGVLVLSACSDDGGGTGASADSSKTSQAQVDEAAAKDASEAQITIAPKNGATNASINNAAVVTVAKGKLTEVTMTTASGDAVEGTLAADGSSWKPKGQLERSTTYKISATAADSKGREAHGNSSFTTVSPENSFIGNFTPEDGSTVGVGMPVSINFNKAITNKKAVQDGIKVTSSSGQEVVGHWFNNQRLDLRPEDYWQGGSTVTLKLALDGVEGADGVVGVQQKTVTFKVGRNQVSTVDAQAHTMTVTQDGKTIKTIPISSGSSDNPTYNGQMVISEKFKETRMDGSTVGFTDDDGKGEYDIKDVPHAMRLSTSGTFIHGNYWGAKSIFGSANTSHGCVGLSDTKGADDPNTPAAWFYNNSLVGDVVIVKNSPDKTIAPDNGLNGWNMSWSEWTAGSEA, encoded by the coding sequence ATGGAGAAGCGTGTGATGACGGTCAGCAAGCGGCGCAGGGGCCTGATGGCCGCGTCCGCACTGCTCGGCGGCGTGCTGGTGCTTTCGGCCTGCAGCGACGACGGCGGTGGCACGGGCGCGAGCGCCGACAGCTCCAAGACGTCGCAGGCGCAGGTGGACGAGGCGGCGGCAAAGGACGCCTCCGAGGCGCAGATAACGATCGCGCCGAAGAACGGTGCCACCAACGCGAGCATCAACAACGCGGCCGTGGTGACCGTCGCCAAGGGCAAGCTGACCGAGGTCACGATGACCACGGCGTCCGGCGACGCCGTGGAGGGCACCCTCGCGGCCGACGGCTCCAGCTGGAAGCCGAAGGGCCAGCTCGAGCGCTCGACCACGTACAAGATCAGCGCGACGGCGGCCGACTCCAAGGGCCGCGAGGCACACGGCAACAGCTCCTTCACCACCGTCTCCCCGGAGAACAGCTTCATCGGGAACTTCACCCCCGAGGACGGCTCCACGGTCGGTGTGGGCATGCCCGTCTCGATCAACTTCAACAAGGCGATCACCAACAAGAAGGCCGTCCAGGACGGCATCAAGGTGACGTCGAGCAGTGGCCAGGAAGTCGTCGGCCACTGGTTCAACAACCAGCGCCTGGACCTGCGCCCCGAGGACTACTGGCAGGGCGGCTCCACCGTCACGCTGAAGCTGGCGCTGGACGGCGTCGAGGGCGCCGACGGCGTCGTGGGTGTGCAGCAGAAGACGGTCACCTTCAAGGTCGGCCGAAACCAGGTCTCGACCGTCGACGCCCAGGCGCACACCATGACCGTCACCCAGGACGGCAAGACGATCAAGACGATCCCGATCTCCTCCGGTTCCTCCGACAACCCGACGTACAACGGCCAGATGGTGATCTCCGAGAAGTTCAAGGAGACCCGCATGGACGGTTCGACGGTCGGTTTCACGGACGACGACGGCAAGGGCGAGTACGACATCAAGGACGTGCCGCACGCCATGCGGCTGTCCACCTCGGGCACCTTCATCCACGGCAACTACTGGGGCGCCAAGTCCATCTTCGGCAGCGCCAACACCAGCCACGGATGCGTCGGCCTGTCCGACACCAAGGGCGCGGACGACCCCAACACGCCCGCCGCGTGGTTCTACAACAACTCCTTGGTCGGCGACGTGGTCATCGTCAAGAACTCCCCGGACAAGACCATCGCCCCCGACAACGGTCTCAACGGCTGGAACATGAGCTGGTCGGAGTGGACGGCGGGCTCCGAGGCCTGA
- a CDS encoding ABC transporter permease: MFFTYLRRELRRRRKAALVVASGLALGIALVIIVSSVSSGMSKAQDKVLESLYGLGTDMTVTKAAAAQGSGTQRPRFEFDAKDDDEADQSTDRVMVQGFQTLASSTVGKVGGQDGVADAVGGLSLTVMKVDGQFKRGEFKQDESAVQGGPGGENGQPRGEVQGGGASFDVNSFTVYGTDVTQQDLGPLTSSKITKGRTFKAAETDAKVAVVDSAYAKEKELAVGKTVTISGTAYSVIGVSTADSGDAAANVYIPLKQAQTVADSKDKVTTVYVKAADSQQIDTVKAAIQKNISGTTVTTSADLADTVSGSLSTASDLASSVGKWLSVAVLVAAFLVAGLLTSSAVSRRVREFGTLKALGWKSGRVTRQVVGEALVNGLMGGVLGIAVGLAGAYVVTAISPTLTAQLGSSGGGGGGMGGGGPMGGGGPGRQTASKTLDIALTAPVSLTTILVAVVLAVAGGLIAGAFGGWRASRLRPADALRRVA; this comes from the coding sequence ATGTTCTTCACCTACCTCCGGCGCGAGCTGCGCCGCCGCAGAAAGGCGGCGCTCGTCGTCGCCTCGGGGCTCGCCCTCGGCATTGCGCTGGTCATCATCGTCAGCTCGGTCTCCTCGGGCATGAGCAAGGCCCAGGACAAGGTCCTGGAATCGCTGTACGGCCTGGGTACGGACATGACGGTCACCAAGGCCGCCGCCGCCCAGGGCTCCGGCACCCAGCGGCCCCGGTTCGAGTTCGACGCCAAGGACGACGACGAGGCGGACCAGAGCACCGACCGGGTCATGGTCCAGGGCTTCCAGACCCTGGCCTCCAGCACCGTCGGGAAGGTCGGCGGCCAGGACGGTGTCGCGGACGCCGTCGGCGGCCTGAGCCTGACGGTCATGAAGGTCGACGGCCAGTTCAAGCGCGGCGAGTTCAAGCAGGACGAGAGCGCGGTGCAGGGCGGTCCCGGCGGCGAGAACGGCCAGCCGCGGGGTGAGGTGCAGGGCGGCGGAGCCTCCTTCGACGTCAATTCCTTCACCGTGTACGGCACCGACGTCACCCAGCAGGATCTCGGGCCGCTGACCTCTTCCAAGATCACCAAGGGCCGCACGTTCAAGGCCGCCGAGACCGACGCCAAGGTCGCGGTCGTCGACTCCGCCTACGCCAAGGAGAAGGAACTCGCGGTCGGCAAGACCGTCACGATCTCCGGAACCGCGTACTCCGTCATCGGCGTATCGACGGCGGACAGCGGCGACGCGGCCGCCAACGTCTACATCCCGCTGAAGCAGGCGCAGACCGTCGCCGATTCCAAGGACAAGGTCACCACGGTCTATGTGAAGGCCGCCGACTCGCAGCAGATCGACACCGTCAAGGCCGCCATCCAGAAGAACATCTCCGGCACGACGGTCACCACGTCCGCCGACCTCGCCGACACGGTGTCCGGCTCCCTCTCCACCGCCTCCGACCTGGCCTCCAGCGTGGGCAAGTGGCTCTCCGTCGCGGTCCTGGTCGCCGCGTTCCTCGTCGCCGGCCTGCTGACCTCCTCCGCGGTCAGCCGCCGCGTGCGGGAGTTCGGCACTCTCAAGGCCCTGGGCTGGAAGAGCGGACGCGTCACCCGCCAGGTCGTCGGCGAGGCACTCGTCAACGGCCTCATGGGCGGTGTCCTCGGCATAGCCGTCGGCCTCGCCGGCGCCTACGTCGTGACCGCCATCAGCCCCACCCTGACCGCCCAGCTCGGCTCCTCGGGCGGCGGAGGCGGCGGCATGGGCGGCGGCGGACCCATGGGGGGCGGTGGTCCCGGCCGTCAGACCGCGTCCAAGACGCTCGACATCGCGCTGACCGCACCGGTTTCCCTCACCACGATCCTCGTGGCCGTCGTCCTCGCGGTGGCCGGCGGACTCATCGCGGGAGCCTTCGGCGGCTGGCGGGCCTCCCGGCTGCGTCCGGCCGACGCGCTGCGCCGCGTCGCCTGA
- a CDS encoding ABC transporter ATP-binding protein, with protein MYQLKGVTKRYMRGKNPVDALAGVDLTIEDGGRLVIQGPTGGGKSTLLQMLGGLDRPTSGSIELDGVDLAKLPESRLTKVRAESIGFVFQSFNLIPTLTAQENVETALVPLGLGAKTRRERAAEALESVGLGDRPTHLPGEMSGGQQQRVAIARALVKRPKVLLADEPTGNLDESMRDEIMELLDGLWKEHGLTFVMVTHDSSLARKAPRVATIRKGKVTVTENAAA; from the coding sequence GTGTACCAGCTCAAGGGCGTCACCAAGCGCTACATGCGCGGCAAGAATCCCGTCGACGCGCTCGCCGGTGTCGATCTGACCATCGAGGACGGCGGAAGGCTCGTCATCCAGGGTCCGACCGGCGGCGGCAAGTCCACCCTCCTGCAGATGCTCGGCGGGCTCGACCGGCCCACCTCCGGCTCCATCGAGCTCGACGGTGTCGACCTGGCCAAGCTGCCCGAGTCCCGGCTCACCAAGGTCAGGGCCGAGTCCATCGGTTTCGTCTTCCAGAGCTTCAACCTGATCCCGACGCTCACCGCCCAGGAGAACGTCGAGACAGCGCTCGTCCCCCTCGGCCTGGGTGCCAAGACCCGCCGCGAACGCGCCGCGGAGGCGCTGGAGTCGGTCGGCCTCGGCGACCGGCCCACCCACCTGCCGGGCGAGATGTCCGGCGGCCAGCAGCAGCGCGTCGCCATCGCCCGGGCACTGGTGAAGCGGCCGAAGGTGCTGCTCGCCGACGAACCGACGGGCAACCTCGACGAGTCCATGCGCGACGAGATCATGGAGTTGCTCGACGGGCTGTGGAAGGAGCACGGGCTGACCTTCGTGATGGTCACGCACGACAGCTCGCTCGCCCGCAAGGCACCCCGTGTCGCGACCATCCGCAAGGGCAAGGTCACCGTGACGGAGAACGCGGCCGCGTGA